ATTACAGCATCATACACAATGTCGTATTTAACTTGCTTTTGGATGAAGTCTTCTTTCGTATAATCAATTACTTTATCAGCTCCAATGGATTTTACTAATTCAAAATTCTCTGCTCTACATACAGCAGTAACGTCTGCTCCATAGTATTTTGCCAATTGGATGGCGTATGTTCCTAAACTTCCCGAAGCTCCGTTTATCAAAATTTTATCGCCTTTTCGTATATTTGCTTTTTGTAGGTTTTTTAAGGCAGTAAGTCCTCCTGCGGGAATAGTTGCAGCTTGTTCGAAAGTTAAATTCCCAGGTTTTAAGGCAACCAGTCCCTTTCTTTGCTGAGTTCCCTCTTTAACCTTTTCTGGCAGACAACAATATTCAGCATAGCCTCCCAAACCAAAACCAGTCAACGCAAATACGTTGTCCCCTTTTCTAAATGTTTTTATATCTTTCCCGACAGATTCAACAACACCTGAAATTTCTAGGCCAAGTATTAGATTTTTTTTGGGTTTGAACAGTCCAAAAATAAACCTTACCAAAAACGGATCCGCTCTTCTAATGCGTGTATCGCCAATATGAGCGGTTGTTGCATATATTTTTATCAAAACTTCATTATCTTTAGGTTTAGGTTTTTCCACTTCTTTAGTTTGAAGAACTTCAGGCGATCCGTATTGTGTACAAATAACTGCTTTCATTTTAGTGCATCTCCTTTGATTTATATGGTTAGAAATAATCTAGGCAGCTACCAGTAAACGATCATGATGCACAACTTTTATATTCTAACCTAAAAAATTCGTATAATATCCAATTATCAACGTTATTTTGTCTAATCCCCCTTTTATAGCAAATCTATGGTTACTTTTTATATACTATGTTTAATTAAAGTACTTAATTTTCATACACTCTTTATAATTATATAATGCACTTGTAATAGGAATTGCACAAGAGAAGGATAAGGTTGCAGCACGCTTCCTTTCCGCAAAAGTGAAAAGGAGATGTTAATTACTTTCAATTCTAGCTGGTTTAGGTCTTTCTGTTGTTGTATTATCTGGTGGCATCTTTCATATTATTAGAGGTGAATTCGAAGATATAATTCTGAATATAATTTTTTTAACGTTATGCTAAATAGTTACGATCAGTCGTTTTATTATCAGCCGCCGAGAAAATCAAGTCAAAGAGGAGGCAATAGGAGCTAAAAATTAGACTTATATGATGAGTCAGATGTATATCCATTCATGATTTACCACATACTCACCCAAGTTTAACTATGTATAAAAAAGCCCGATTCACTTTGTAAGTGATAAATTAGATCATAATGATCCTGATAATACTACCTTAAGACAATCCTCCCACGTCATTAAAGAGTTCCATAAGAAAGAAGAGCTCTGAATAGTCAGCACATTGAGCCAATAGTGTTTAAAACTTCTCTAAAATAAATTCATTTCTTAATGTTTTCTATCGCATTCCCCAAAAAATAAAAAGCTCATAAACATTGATAATTCAATGTTTATGAGCTAAATGAATGTTTAAGTTATCGTAAAATATGTAGATGGTACCGGTGGTCGGGGTCGAACCGACACGTCCGTGAAGACACGGGATTTTGAGTCCCGCGCGTCTGCCAATTCCGCCACACCGGCACAACAATAAAATATAAATAATTAGATCAAAAACTGGTGCCGAGGGCCGGACTTGAACCGGCACGGTAATCACTTACCGCAGGATTTTAAGTCCTGTGTGTCTGCCAATTCCACCACCCCGGCAATTAGAATTGGACTTAATATGGAGGCGGCAACCGGATTTGAACCGGTGATAAAGGTTTTGCAGACCTCTGCCTTACCACTTGGCTATGCCGCCACTGGAGCGGGAAACGGGATTCGAACCCGCGACCCCCACCTTGGCAAGGTGGTGCTCTACCACTGAGCTATTCCCGCATATTAAAATGGCAGGCCCAGCAGGATTCGAACCTGCGCGTCACGGAATCAAAATCCGATGCCTTACCGCTTGGCTATGGGCCTATAAAGATTAAATCAATGGGGCGGCTGATGGGAATCGAACCCACGAATGCCGGAACCACAATCCGGTGCGTTAACCACTTCGCCACAGCCGCCATATTCAACATATTGGCAGGGGCAGTAGGAATCGAACCCACACCGGAGGTTTTGGAGACCTCTGTTCTACCGTTAAACTATGCCCCTAAGTATAGTTTAACTTTTTAAATAAAGTAATGGTGGAGGGGGAGAGATTCGAACTCCCGAACCCGTAGGGAGCGGATTTACAGTCCGCCGCGTTTAGCCACTTCGCTACCCCTCCATTACAGACAATTTACATAATACAAAAAGATATTAAATTAGTCAAGAAGAAAAATCATGGTGCTGGCCAGAGGACTTGAACCCCCAACCTACTGATTACAAGTCAGTTGCTCTACCAATTGAGCTAGGCCAGCACAATGGTGGCTCGGGACGGAATCGAACCGCCGACACACGGATTTTCAGTCCGTTGCTCTACCAACTGAGCTACCGAGCCAAATATGTATGATGACTTAAAGTCGTATTATATCTAAACATTAAACTACTAAGTAATTAACTTCTATATACTTCGAAGCTTTTTCGACGTAGTAACAACAACTTAAATTGGTTGCGGGGGGCGGATTTGAACCACCGACCTTTGGGTTATGAGCCCAACGAGCTACCAGACTGCTCCACCCCGCGACGATATGAAAACCAAATAATTTCCTGTGAAAAGCGTGATAATATTAATTTAAGCTGGTGGAGGATGACGGGCTCGAACCGCCGACCCCCTGCTTGTAAGGCAGATGCTCTCCCAACTGAGCTAATCCTCCAGTATGTAAATAACTATATAAATTACTATATGTTTCAAAATTAAAAGTGTTAAATATAAATAATGGTGACCCGTACGGGATTCGAACCCGTGTTACCGCCGTGAAAGGGCGGTGTCTTAACCACTTGACCAACGGGCCAGATACTCTGGCGGAGAGCGAGGGATTCGAACCCTCGAGACGGTTCTACACCGCCTACACGATTTCCAATCGTGCTCCTTCGACCTCTCGGACAGCTCTCCATGGCTCCACAGGTAGGATTCGAACCTACGACCGATCGGTTAACAGCCGATTGCTCTACCACTGAGCTACTGTGGAATAGTAATGCTCAGCGACGTCCTACTTTCACAGGGGGAGAGCCCCCAACTATCATCGGCGCTGGAGAGCTTAACTACCGTGTTCGGCATGGGAACGGGTGTGACCTCTCCGCGATTGTCACTGAACATATCAAGGTCTTATCGACCTTTCAAAACTGGATAACGGGACTGATAGGACATCATGTCTTAGAGAAAAGACGACTTGCTTTTGGTTAAGCCCTCGATCGATTAGTATCTCTCAGCTCCACATGTTGCCATGCGTCCACCCGAGACCTATCAACCTCATCTTCTCTGAGGGATCTTACTCACATAAAGTGATGGGAAATCTCATCTTGAGGGGGGCTTCATGCTTAGATGCTTTCAGCACTTATCCCTGCCACACGTAGCTACCCAGCCATGCTCCTGGCGGAACAACTGGTACACCAGCGGTGTGTCCATCCCGGTCCTCTCGTACTAAGGACAGCTCCTCTCAAATTTCCTGCGCCCGCGACGGATAGGGACCGAACTGTCTCACGACGTTCTGAACCCAGCTCGCGTGCCGCTTTAATGGGCGAACAGCCCAACCCTTGGGACCTACTTCAGCCCCAGGATGCGACGAGCCGACATCGAGGTGCCAAACCTCCCCGTCGATGTGGACTCTTGGGGGAGATTAGCCTGTTATCCCCAGGGTAGCTTTTATCCGTTGAGCGACGGCCCTTCCATACGGTGCCGCCGGATCACTAAGCCCGACTTTCGTCCCTGCTCGACTTGTAGGTCTCGCAGTCAAGCTCCCTTATGCCTTTGCACTCTACGAATGATTTCCAACCATTCTGAGGGAACCTTTGGGCGCCTCCGTTACCTTTTAGGAGGCGACCGCCCCAGTCAAACTGCCCACCTGACACTGTCCCTGAACCGGATCACGGTTCGAGGTTAGAATTCCAGTACAGCCAGGGTAGTATCCCACCAATGCCTCCACCGAAGCTGGCGCTCCGGCTTCCAAGGCTCCTACCTATCCTGTACAAGCTGTACCAAAATCCAATATCAAGCTACAGTAAAGCTCCATGGGGTCTTTCCGTCCTGTCGCGGGTAACCTGCATCTTCACAGGTAATATAATTTCACCGGGTCTCTCGTTGAGACAGTGCCCAAATCGTTGCACCTTTCGTGCGGGTCGGAACTTACCCGACAAGGAATTTCGCTACCTTAGGACCGTTATAGTTACGGCCGCCGTTTACTGGGGCTTCAATTCAGAGCTTCTCCCGTAAGGGATAACCCCTCCTCTTAACCTTCCAGCACCGGGCAGGTGTCAGCCCCTATACTTCGCCTTGCGGCTTCGCAGAGACCTGTGTTTTTGATAAACAGTCGTTTGGGCCTGTTCACTGCGGCTCTCGCAGGCTATTCACCCGCAAGAGCACTCCTTCTCCCGAAGTTACGGAGTCATTTTGCCGAGTTCCTTAACGAGAGTTCTCCCGCGCGTCTTAGAATTCTCTTCCCGCCTACCTGTGTCGGTTTGCGGTACGGGCACCAGTTTCCTCGCTAGAGGCTTTTCTTGGCAGTGTAGGATCGGGAACTTCGCTACTTTAGTTCACTCGCGGTCACAGCTCAACCTTACGACAAGCGGATTTGCCTACTTGTCAGTCTCACTGCTTCGACGCACACATCCAACGGTGCGCTTACCCTACCTTCCTGCGTCCCCCCTTCACTCAAATGGAAACGTGGTGGTACAGGAATATCAACCTGTTTGCCATCGCCTACGCCTTTCGGCCTCGGCTTAGGTCCCGACTGACCCTGAGCGGACGAGCCTTCCTCAGGAAACCTTAGGCTTTCGACGGAGGGGATTCTCACCCCTCTTTTCGCTACTCATACCGGCATTCTCACTTCCAAGCGCTCCACATGTCCTTACGATCATGCTTCTACGCCCTTGGAACGCTCCCCTACCACAGCCACCTGACGGTGGCCATCCATAGCTTCGGTGATACGTTTAGCCCCGGTACATTTTCGGCGCAGAGTCACTCGACCAGTGAGCTATTACGCACTCTTTAAATGGTGGCTGCTTCTAAGCCAACATCCTGGTTGTCTAAGCAACTCCACATCCTTTTCCACTTAACGTATACTTGGGGACCTTAGCTGATGGTCTGGGCTGTTTCCCTCTTGACTACGGATCTTAGCACTCGCAGTCTGACTCCCGAGGATAAGTGATTGGCATTCGGAGTTTGACTGAATTCGGTAATCCTGTGGGGACCCCTAGTCCAATCAGTGCTCTACCTCCAACACTCTTCCCTCGAGGCTAGCCCTAAAGCTATTTCGGGGAGAACCAGCTATTTCCGAGTTCGATTGGCATTTCACCCCTACCCACACCTCATCCCCGCACTTTTCAACGTGCGTGGGTTCGGGCCTCCATCCAGTGTTACCTGGACTTCACCCTGGACATGGGTAGATCACCCGGTTTCGGGTCTACAACCACGTACTTTGGCGCCCTATTCAGACTCGCTTTCGCTGCGGCTCCGTCTCTTCAACTTAACCTTGCACGGGATCGTAACTCGCCGGTTCATTCTACAAAAGGCACGCTGTCACCCATTAACGGGCTCCAACTACTTGTAGGCACACGGTTTCAAGATCTATTTCACTCCCCTCCCGGGGTGCTTTTCACCTTTCCCTCACGGTACTGGTTCACTATCGGTCACTAGGAAGTATTTAGCCTTGGGAGATGGTCCTCCCTGCTTCCGACGGGGTTTCACGTGTCCCGCCGTACTCAGGATACACTCCGGAGGAGTGACCGTTTCGGCTACAGGGCTTTTACCTTGTCCCGCGGACCTTTCCAGGTCGCTTCACCTACGATCACTCTTTGTAACTCCGTATGGAGTGTCCTACAACCCCAGAAGGCAAGCCTTCTGGTTTGGGCTGATTCCGTTTCGCTCGCCGCTACTCAGGAAATCGCATTTGCTTTCTCTTCCTCTGGGTACTAAGATGTTTCAGTTCCCCAGGTCTGCCTTCTCACACCCTATGGATTCAGGTGTGGATACCGCCTCATTACAGGCGGTGGGTTCCCCCATTCGGATATCTCCGGATCAACGCTTACTTACAGCTCCCCGAAGCATTTCGGTGTTCGTCCCGTCCTTCATCGGCTCCTAGTGCCAAGGCATTCACCGTGCGCCCTTTCTAGCTTAACCTCTTAAACCGCAGATCATCGACAGAGCGCGTCGTCAGCTGCGTTCGCTCACCATCCTCACGTACCTCAGTACGTTCCGGTGTTGCGCTCACTTGCTTCCTCGATCTCTTTGATGCTCTTTGTTTAAGCACACTTCTGGCTTATCACCAGGTGGCTTAAACCCTTTCCTTTATTAAAAAGGCGGTTTTAGGCGTCTTAATGGCCTTTTTCTAAGACACTCGGTTCTCTCATCGTTTGATTAAATCAAGCGATTGTGAACCGGTGATGTCATTTATCAGTCTTTCGTTATCCAGTTTTCAAAGGTCAATTCTTACCCAACGGGTAAGTTTTTCTATCTGAGAGTTTAACCTCTCAAAACTAAACAAAATAGCCAAAGCAAAGTTTTAATAAGCTGAGCTTAATAGCTCCTTAGAAAGGAGGTGATCCATCCCCACCTTCCGGTAGGGATACCTTGTTACGACTTCACCCCAATCATCTGTCCCACCTTCGGCGGCTGGCTCCAAAAGGTTACCGCACCGACTTCGGGTGTTACAAACTCTCGTGGTGTGACGGGCGGTGTGTACAAGGCCCGGGAACGTATTCACCGCGGCATGCTGATCCGCGATTACTAGCAATTCCGGCTTCATGCAGGCGAGTTGCAGCCTGCAATCCGAACTGAGAATGGCTTTATGGGATTCGCTTAACCTCGCGGTCTCGCTGCCCTTTGTACCATCCATTGTAGCACGTGTGTAGCCCAGGTC
The DNA window shown above is from Salipaludibacillus agaradhaerens and carries:
- a CDS encoding NAD(P)-dependent alcohol dehydrogenase, whose product is MKAVICTQYGSPEVLQTKEVEKPKPKDNEVLIKIYATTAHIGDTRIRRADPFLVRFIFGLFKPKKNLILGLEISGVVESVGKDIKTFRKGDNVFALTGFGLGGYAEYCCLPEKVKEGTQQRKGLVALKPGNLTFEQAATIPAGGLTALKNLQKANIRKGDKILINGASGSLGTYAIQLAKYYGADVTAVCRAENFELVKSIGADKVIDYTKEDFIQKQVKYDIVYDAVMKLKASKSRKILKNKGVFLNNSRLPKIKEEDLLFLKNLIEKNNLKPIMDRTYSIEEIVEAHRYVDKGHKKGNVAVTIFDE